Below is a genomic region from Elstera cyanobacteriorum.
GAGAATAAGATGGCTGAAGGCATTGGTAAAAACTTCCCATTCGCCCGCCAGCACCGCATCGATCAACAGCACGCCCGTCACCGGATCGACGAGATCGTCAAACGCGACATCGAGCCGCCCCGGCCCACCAACCCAATCGAGCTTCGCGTAGAAAATCAGTAGGCCCATCAGCCCCAGCCAAAAGACCGGCGCCGAATAGCCCAGCAGCCCAACGAAGCGGGCCACCTGATCGATCCACTTGCCTTGGTGTACCGCCGCCTGTACCCCGAGCGGCACGCCGATGACGACACCGATGAAGGTTCCAAAGGTCGCCAGTTCCAGCGTTGCCGGGAAGAAGCGGATCACGTCTTCGACAATCGGGCGGGACGTCAGCACCGAATTGCCGAAATTTCCTTGCAGAACATTGGTGACGTAAATCCAGAACTGCACGGTCAAAGGCCGGTCAAGTGCCAACGCCTTATAGGCGGCGTCATAGACTTCCTTGGTCGCGCGGTCACCGACGACGGCCAGCACCGGGTCGATCGGCATGACCCGCCCGATGAAGAAAGTAACCAGCAGCAGCCCCAGCAGGGTCAAGGCAATGGCGATCAGCAGCTTGGCGGCGGCCAATCCCCCGCGCCGCAGCGCCCCTGAGGAAAGGGAGAGGGTGGACATTCGGAAACTTCGGTCCTTCAGCAATAGCCTCTGTCCCACCCCCGAAAACCGGGGGCAGGACAGGGCCAGACTGGAGTTTACGTCAGATTATTTCGTGATCTGCGAATAGAGATTCACGTCGAACGACGGGCCGATGATAAAGCCCTTCACATTGGCCGGATGGGCGGCCACTTCGATCTGCTGGAACATCACAACGAACGGCGAGCTTGCCTGATGTTCCTTTTGGATATCGAGATAGATCTGGGCGCGCTTCGCCGGATCACGTTCCTCGACGGCCGCCAAGGTCTTCTTCGACATGGCCGGGATATCCCAGCTATTGCGCCACGCCAACGTCTTCGACTTGGTGGTGTCGGAATTGTCGAGGT
It encodes:
- a CDS encoding ABC transporter permease; the encoded protein is MSTLSLSSGALRRGGLAAAKLLIAIALTLLGLLLVTFFIGRVMPIDPVLAVVGDRATKEVYDAAYKALALDRPLTVQFWIYVTNVLQGNFGNSVLTSRPIVEDVIRFFPATLELATFGTFIGVVIGVPLGVQAAVHQGKWIDQVARFVGLLGYSAPVFWLGLMGLLIFYAKLDWVGGPGRLDVAFDDLVDPVTGVLLIDAVLAGEWEVFTNAFSHLILPAAVLGYSSMAYISRMTRSFMVEQLRQEYITTARVKGLSERRIVWGHALGNIAVPLITVIALSYAHLLEGSVLTETVFAWPGLGSYITASLLNADMNAVLGGTLVVGATFILLNLFCDLLYRVVDPRAK